Proteins found in one Muntiacus reevesi chromosome 2, mMunRee1.1, whole genome shotgun sequence genomic segment:
- the NUDT5 gene encoding ADP-sugar pyrophosphatase isoform X2, translating into MEQESAGSSRNTEQSIISEELISEGKWVKLEKTTYRDPTGKTRTWETVKRTTRKGQSADGVAVIPVLQRTLHYECIILVKQFRPPMGGYCLEFPAGLIDDNESPEAAALRELEEETGYKGDVADCSPAVCMDPGLSNCTAHIVTVTINGDDAENVRPKPKPVKPETQVSVKLLESFRHGLHKSRAV; encoded by the exons ATGGAACAAGAATCAGCAGGTTCTTCTCGAAATACTGAACAGTCTATTATCTCAGAGGAG TTAATTTCAGAAGGAAAATGGGTCAAACTTGAAAAAACAACTTACAGAGATCCTACTGGTAAAACAAG AACGTGGGAGACCGTGAAGCGGACAACCAGGAAAGGCCAGTCGGCTGACG GTGTGGCAGTCATCCCTGTGTTGCAGAGAACCCTTCACTACGAATGCATCATTCTGGTGAAGCAGTTCCGACCCCCGATGGGGGGCTACTGCCTAGAATTCCCTGCGG GTCTCATCGACGACAACGAAAGCCCAGAAGCAGCTGCTCTTCGGGAACTCGAGGAGGAAACCGGCTACAAGGGCGACGTTGCTGACTGCTCTCCAG CTGTGTGCATGGATCCAGGCTTGTCAAACTGTACCGCACACATCGTGACCGTAACTATCAATGGAGATGACGCTGAAAATGTAAGGCCTAAGCCAAAACCAG TGAAACCAGAGACCCAGGTTTCTGTTAAACTCTTGGAGTCTTTTCGTCACGGCTTGCACAAAAGCCGTGCAGTGTGA
- the SEC61A2 gene encoding protein transport protein Sec61 subunit alpha: protein MGIKFLEVIKPFCAVLPEIQKPERKIQFREKVLWTAITLFIFLVCCQIPLFGIMSSDSADPFYWMRVILASNRGTLMELGISPIVTSGLIMQLLAGAKIIEVGDTPKDRALFNGAQKLFGMIITIGQAIVYVMTGMYGDPAEMGAGICLLIIIQLFVAGLIVLLLDELLQKGYGLGSGISLFIATNICETIVWKAFSPTTINTGRGTEFEGAVIALFHLLATRTDKVRALREAFYRQNLPNLMNLIATVFVFAVVIYFQGFRVDLPIKSARYRGQYSSYPIKLFYTSNIPIILQSALVSNLYVISQMLSVRFSGNFLVNLLGQWADVSGGGPARSYPVGGLCYYLSPPESMGAIFEDPVHVVVYIIFMLGSCAFFSKTWIEVSGSSAKDVAKQLKEQQMVMRGHRDTSMVHELNRYIPTAAAFGGLCIGALSVLADFLGAIGSGTGILLAVTIIYQYFEIFVKEQAEVGGMGALFF, encoded by the exons ATCCAGTTTAGAGAGAAGGTACTATGGACTGCTATAACTCTCTTCATTTTCTTAGTATGTTGTCAG ATACCACTGTTTGGAATCATGTCATCAGATTCTGCAGATCCTTTCTACTGGATGAGAGTTATCCTTGCATCCAACAGAG GAACTTTAATGGAATTGGGTATCTCCCCAATTGTAACATCTGGTTTGATCATGCAGTTGTTAGCTGGAGCCAAAATCATTGAAGTTGGAGATACACCCAAAGATAGAGCCTTGTTCAATGGAGCCCAGAAAT TATTTGGTATGATCATTACCATTGGGCAAGCCATTGTGTATGTCATGACGGGCATGTATGGGGATCCTGCTGAAATGGGTGCTGGAATCTGTCTCCTTATCATCATCCAG TTGTTTGTTGCTGGTTTGATTGTGCTGCTGTTAGATGAGCTGCTACAGAAGGGTTACGGCTTGGGGTCTGGGATTTCCCTCTTTATTGCCACCAACATCTGTGAAACCATTGTCTGGAAGGCCTTTAGCCCCACTACCATTAACACTGGCCGAG GTACGGAGTTTGAGGGCGCAGTCATAGCTCTCTTTCATTTACTGGCCACCAGGACAGACAAAGTCCGAGCTCTGAGGGAGGCTTTCTATCGTCAGAATTTGCCCAATCTCATGAATCTCATTGCCACAGTTTTCGTGTTTGCTGTTGTTATATATTTTCAG GGATTCCGTGTGGACCTGCCCATCAAGTCAGCCCGGTACCGCGGGCAGTACAGCAGCTACCCCATCAAGCTCTTCTACACGTCCAACATCCCCATCATCCTGCAGTCCGCCCTGGTGTCCAACCTGTATGTGATTTCCCAGATGCTGTCAGTTCGATTCAGCGGCAACTTTCTAGTAAATTTACTAGGGCAGTGGGCC GACGTCAGTGGGGGAGGACCTGCTCGCTCTTACCCAGTGGGTGGCCTCTGTTACTACCTTTCTCCTCCTGAGTCCATGGGCGCCATATTTGAGGATCCTGTCCATGTGGTGGTTTATATCATCTTCATGTTGGGATCATGTGCATTCTTTTCTAAGACATGGATAGAGGTGTCTGGTTCCTCAGCCAAAGAT GTAGCTAAACAGCTTAAAGAACAACAAATGGTAATGAGGGGCCACAGAGATACCTCCATGGTTCATGAGCTTAATAG GTACATCCCCACAGCAGCCGCGTTCGGGGGCTTGTGCATCGGCGCCCTGTCGGTGTTGGCCGACTTCCTTGGGGCCATTGGCTCTGGCACTGGAATTCTGCTTGCGGTCACTATTATTTAtcagtattttgaaatatttgttaaGGAACAGGCTGAAGTTGGCGGGATGGGTGCTTTGTTTTTCTAA
- the NUDT5 gene encoding ADP-sugar pyrophosphatase isoform X1: protein MEQESAGSSRNTEQSIISEELISEGKWVKLEKTTYRDPTGKTRTWETVKRTTRKGQSADGVAVIPVLQRTLHYECIILVKQFRPPMGGYCLEFPAGLIDDNESPEAAALRELEEETGYKGDVADCSPAVCMDPGLSNCTAHIVTVTINGDDAENVRPKPKPGDGGTSSHPGGWPCAPRVAAGVAEAS, encoded by the exons ATGGAACAAGAATCAGCAGGTTCTTCTCGAAATACTGAACAGTCTATTATCTCAGAGGAG TTAATTTCAGAAGGAAAATGGGTCAAACTTGAAAAAACAACTTACAGAGATCCTACTGGTAAAACAAG AACGTGGGAGACCGTGAAGCGGACAACCAGGAAAGGCCAGTCGGCTGACG GTGTGGCAGTCATCCCTGTGTTGCAGAGAACCCTTCACTACGAATGCATCATTCTGGTGAAGCAGTTCCGACCCCCGATGGGGGGCTACTGCCTAGAATTCCCTGCGG GTCTCATCGACGACAACGAAAGCCCAGAAGCAGCTGCTCTTCGGGAACTCGAGGAGGAAACCGGCTACAAGGGCGACGTTGCTGACTGCTCTCCAG CTGTGTGCATGGATCCAGGCTTGTCAAACTGTACCGCACACATCGTGACCGTAACTATCAATGGAGATGACGCTGAAAATGTAAGGCCTAAGCCAAAACCAG GAGATGGAGGTACGTCGTCACACCCCGGGGGCTGGCCTTGTGCGCCGCGTGTTGCGGCGGGAGTGGCTGAGGCATCGTGA